In Corylus avellana chromosome ca2, CavTom2PMs-1.0, the following proteins share a genomic window:
- the LOC132172723 gene encoding glucan endo-1,3-beta-glucosidase 4-like has translation MSSALPRNLLALLLLTLALQISDGQFDGWCIADEQTPDDELQKALDWACGKGGADCSQIQVNKPCYLPNTIRDHASYAFNNYYQKFKSKGATCYFNSAAIVTDLDPSHNSCKFEHIP, from the exons ATGTCATCTGCTTTGCCAAGAAATCTTCTAGCTCTGCTCCTTTTGACACTTGCTCTGCAAATATCTG ATGGGCAATTCGACGGATGGTGCATAGCTGATGAGCAGACCCCAGATGATGAACTGCAGAAAGCGCTGGACTGGGCTTGTGGAAAAGGAGGTGCGGATTGCAGCCAAATACAAGTAAACAAGCCTTGCTACTTGCCAAATACAATAAGGGACCATGCCTCTTATGCCTTCAACAACTATTATCAGAAGTTCAAGAGCAAAGGAGCTACTTGCTATTTTAACTCAGCTGCAATCGTCACTGATCTTGACCCAA GTCATAATTCATGCAAGTTTGAGCATATTCCTTGA
- the LOC132170958 gene encoding CASP-like protein 2B1: MSYVGVGVSPGPPGNVPVYHNTNVKLADRSVRVAELVLRSVICALGVLAAVLVGTDTQVKEIFTIQKKARFTDMKALVFLVIANGIAAAYSLVQVLRCVVSMVRGNLLFSKPLAWAIFSGDQVMAYLTVAAVAAAAQSAVFAKLGQQEVQWMKICNMYGKFCNQVGEGIASAVLVSLSMVVLSCMSAFSLFRLYGGNKQGKSSASW, encoded by the exons ATGAGTTATGTGGGTGTTGGTGTTAGTCCCGGCCCTCCCGGGAATGTCCCAGTGTATCATAATACAAATGTGAAGCTAGCGGATAGGAGCGTGCGAGTGGCAGAACTTGTTTTGAGGTCTGTGATTTGTGCTTTAGGAGTTCTTGCAGCTGTTCTTGTGGGGACTGATACCCAGGTCAAAGAGATCTTCACAATTCAGAAGAAAGCTCGATTTACAGACATGAAAGCTCTTGT GTTTTTGGTGATAGCCAATGGGATAGCTGCTGCCTACTCTTTGGTGCAGGTGCTGCGCTGTGTTGTGAGCATGGTTAGAGGAAATTTGCTTTTTAGCAAGCCCTTAGCCTGGGCCATCTTCTCTGGTGATCAG GTAATGGCATACTTGACCGTAGCTGCAGTGGCTGCTGCAGCACAATCAGCAGTGTTTGCAAAGTTGGGGCAGCAAGAAGTGCAGTGGATGAAGATATGCAATATGTATGGGAAGTTCTGTAACCAAGTTGGAGAGGGAATAGCGAGTGCAGTATTAGTTAGCCTTAGCATGGTGGTCCTGTCTTGCATGTCTGCTTTCAGTCTCTTCCGCCTGTATGGTGGGAACAAGCAGGGCAAGAGCAGCGCAAGCTGGTAG